One stretch of Astatotilapia calliptera chromosome 3, fAstCal1.2, whole genome shotgun sequence DNA includes these proteins:
- the LOC113019598 gene encoding NACHT, LRR and PYD domains-containing protein 12-like encodes MDQCEDREEGAPPSKSTLCGEHESQTKAQRVSGRTCWPHVPQRFSESSCVSLRSNQSIEPPLFFAPDIPSDYPELDASCVSLKSDLSMEPPLFFKKQIISEMVHDRPGCCEPDHSCVSLKSDTSMEPPLFFKKPASTFRAGKPKRICQRTVFKQTRSCESVKSDASKEPPLFFKKNVIPLKPGKRRRVDQRSSEVPSGQSTQQHQTQLDSIFMLLEDNIITFVKDELKKIQKVLSPYYEGSEMEDEAVLHCEDEKQWRSNREAFIKITVNFLRRMKQEDLVDRLKNRTPSRVCQQNLKSALKKKFQCVFEGIAKAESPTLLNQIYTELYITEGGTAEVNDEHEVRQIQTASRKPDRSETRIRQEDIFKASPGRDEPIRTVLTKGVAGIGKTVLTQKYTLDWAEDKANQHIQFIFPFTFRELNVLKEEKFSLVKLVHHFFTETKEAGICSFEDFQVVFIFDGLDECRLPLDFHKTTILTDPRKSTSVDVLLINLIRGKLLPSARLWITTRPAAANQIPPDCVGMVTEVRGFTDPQKEEYFRKRFRDEEQASRIISHIKTSRSLHIMCHIPVFCWITATVLEDVLETREGGQLPKTLTEMYIHFLVVQVKVKKVKYDRGAETDPHWSPESREMIESLGKLAFDQLQKGNLIFYESDLTECGIDIRAASVYSGVFTQIFKEERGLYQDKVFCFIHLSVQEFLAALHVHLTFINSGLNLLEEQKTTSKRSKPRYFTETHFYQSAVNKALQSPNGHLDLFLRFLLGLSLQTSQTLLQGLLIQTGSSSQTNQETVQYIKEKLSENLTAEKSINLFHCLNELNDRSLVKEIQQSLRSGSLSTDKLSPAQWSALVFILLSSEEDLDVFDLKKYSASEEALLRLLPVVKASKKALLSCCNLSERTCEALSTVLCSQSCSLKELDLSNNNLQDSGVKLLSVGLESPQCTLETLSLSGCLITEEGCTSLASAISSNPSHLKELDLSYNHSRGFGMQRLSAGMSDPCWRLETLRFLSNHSRHKHSEHKPPTV; translated from the exons ACCATCAGACTATCCTGAACTTGATGCCAGCTGTGTGTCCTTAAAGAGTGATCTGTCCATGGAGCCTCCACTGTTCTTCAAAAAGCAGATTATTTCAGAGATGGT ACATGACAGACCAGGCTGCTGTGAGCCTGATCACAGCTGTGTGTCTCTGAAGAGTGATACCTCCATGGAGCCACCGCTATTCTTCAAGAAACCAGCATCAACCTTTAGAGCAGGAAAACCAAAGAG GATCTGTCAAAGAACTGTCTTCAAACAGACACGTAGCTGTGAGTCGGTGAAGAGTGATGCGTCCAAGGAGCCGCCGctatttttcaagaaaaacgTTATACCCTTAAAACCAGGGAAACGAAGGAG agtggaccagcggagctcagaggttcccagtggtcagtctacccagcagcatcaaacacagctggactccatatttatg ctgctggaggacaacatcatcacttttgtgaaggacgagctgaagaagatccagaagGTTTTGAGTCCATATTATGAAGGCAGTGAGATGGAGGATGAAGCAGTATTGCATTGTGAAGATGAAAAGCAATGGAGGAGCAACAGAGAGGCATTTATAAAAATCACAGTCAACTTCCTAAGAAGAATGAAGCAGGAGGATCTGGTTGACCGTCTGAAGAACA GAACTCCCAGCAGAGTTTGTCAGCAAAACCTTAAATCtgcactgaagaagaagttccagtgtgtgtttgaggggatcGCTAAGGCAGAAAGCCCAACccttctgaatcagatctacacagagctctacatcacagagggagggactgcagaggtcaatgatgaacatgaggtcagacagattcaaacagcatccaggaaaccagacagatcAGAAACAAgaatcagacaagaagacatctttaaagcctcacctggaagagatgaaccaatcagaacagtgctgacaaagggagtggctggcattgggaaaacagtcttaacacagaaatacaccctggactgggctgaagacaaagccaaccagcacatccagttcatatttccattcactttcagagagctgaatgtgctgaaagaggaaaagttcagcttggtgaaacttgttcatcacttctttactgaaaccaaagaagcaggaatctgcagctttgaagacttccaggttgtgttcatctttgatggtctggatgagtgtcgacttcctctggacttccacaaaactacaatcctaactgaccctagaaagtccacctcagtggatgtgctgctgataaacctcatcagggggaaactgcttccctctgctcgcctctggataaccacacgacctgcagcagccaatcagatccctcctgactgtgttggcatggtgacagaggtcagagggttcacagacccacagaaggaggagtacttcaggaagagattcagagatgaggagcaggccagcaggatcatctcacacatcaagacatcacgaagcctccacatcatgtgccacatcccagtcttctgctggatcactgctacagttctggaggatgtgctggaaaccagagagggaggacagctgcccaagaccctgactgagatgtacatccacttcctggtggttcaggtcaaagtgaagaaggtcaagtatgacagaggagctgagacagatccacactggagtccagagagcagggagatgattgagtctctgggaaaactggcctttgatcagctgcagaaaggaaacctgatcttctatgaatcagacctgacagagtgtggcatcgatatcagagcagcctcagtgtactcaggagtgttcacacagatctttaaagaagagagaggactgtaccaggacaaggtgttctgcttcatccatctgagtgttcaggagtttctggctgctcttcatgtccatctgaccttcatcaactctggactcaatctgctggaagaacaaaaaacaacctcCAAGAGGTCAAAACCAAGATACTTTACAGAGACACATTTCTATCAAAGTGCTGTGAATAAGGCGttacagagtccaaatggacacctggacttgttcctccgcttcctcctgggcCTTTCACTGCAAACCAGTCAGACTCTCCTTCAAGGTCTGCTGatacagacaggaagtagctcacagaccaatcaggaaacagtTCAGTACATCAAGGAGAAACTCAGTGAAAATCTGACTGCAGAGAAAAGTATCAATcttttccactgtctgaatgaactgaatgatcgttctctagtgaaagagatccaacagtccctgagatcaggaagtctctccacagataaactgtctcctgctcagtggtcagctctggtcttcatcttactgtcatcagaagaagatctggatgtgtttgacctgaagaaatactctgcttcagaggaggctcttctgaggctCCTGCCAGTTGTGAAAGCCTCTAAAAAAGCTCT GCTAAGTTGCTGCAACCTTTCAGAAAGAACCTGTGAAGCTCTTTCCACAGTCCTCTGTTCCCAGTCTTGCAGTCTaaaagagctggacctgagtaacaacAATCTGCAGGATTCAGGCGTGAAGCTTCTCTCAGTGGGGCTTGAAAGTCCTCAGTGTACACTGGAAACTCTCAG TTtgtcaggctgtctgatcacagaAGAAGGCTGCACTTCGCTCGCATCAGCTATCagctccaacccctcccatctgaaaGAGCTGGATCTGAGTTACAATCACTCAAGAGGCTTCGGGATGCAACGGCTGTCTGCTGGAATGAGTGATCCATGCTGGAGACTGGAAACTCTGAG